Proteins from one Bradyrhizobium amphicarpaeae genomic window:
- a CDS encoding tetratricopeptide repeat protein codes for MSKQTVGEPQDSARHSLERGMQFHGAGNWERAEQHYLEVLLDDYRSTDVLPLLAIVVANRGHIDRAIYYWDTLLSMEPHHLNALAAKGGLLYRTGRLTEALSCFEIVAGLAPDDALIRNNLAVALADSGRKDEAIIEFGRVLQLQPDNVNAYHQLRRLSSAVVPFWHIPMMNDTRRNDCFERAIRRALAIRGSSAQVLDIGTGSGLLSMMAAREGATNIVTCETVPTIARVAQEIVADNGYGEQIKVIGRSSATLSVGEDIPTKADILISEILSSDLLAEDVLSTFEDARRRLIAEDAIVIPKAATAIGCLVASETLAAYGHVKMASGFDLSRFNSLAPLRLPIHGTMTEWTRLSNDFEIASLDLTAAAHDPELRAVSIPVIASGTAVGVVQWMHVDLIDDVVFINHPDGYYDGGWLQVLHVLPSPMPVEAGAVVHLLLGHDRSTLIVLPAGPHPPIT; via the coding sequence ATGAGCAAACAGACCGTTGGAGAGCCTCAGGATTCGGCGCGGCATTCGCTCGAACGGGGAATGCAATTCCATGGCGCCGGCAATTGGGAGCGCGCCGAGCAGCACTATCTGGAGGTGTTGCTAGACGATTATCGCAGCACCGATGTTCTCCCGCTTCTTGCAATCGTCGTTGCGAATCGCGGGCACATAGACCGCGCCATCTATTACTGGGACACGCTGCTTTCGATGGAGCCGCATCACCTCAATGCCTTGGCTGCGAAGGGTGGGCTGCTCTACAGGACCGGGCGTTTGACCGAGGCGCTGAGCTGTTTTGAAATCGTGGCCGGCCTCGCTCCCGACGATGCGCTCATCCGCAACAATCTCGCCGTCGCACTGGCCGATAGCGGGCGAAAGGATGAAGCGATCATCGAGTTCGGCCGAGTGCTACAGCTCCAGCCTGACAATGTGAACGCCTACCACCAGCTGCGCCGGTTGTCGTCCGCTGTCGTTCCCTTCTGGCACATCCCCATGATGAACGACACGCGGCGCAACGACTGTTTCGAACGGGCGATACGTCGGGCGCTGGCGATCCGCGGCTCGAGCGCGCAAGTCCTCGACATCGGCACGGGCAGCGGTCTGCTGTCGATGATGGCGGCGCGCGAAGGCGCCACCAACATCGTCACCTGCGAGACGGTTCCGACCATAGCGCGCGTTGCGCAGGAGATCGTCGCTGACAACGGATATGGCGAGCAGATCAAGGTTATCGGCAGATCCTCGGCGACTCTTTCCGTCGGCGAGGATATTCCGACCAAGGCCGACATCCTGATCTCCGAGATCCTGTCTAGCGATCTCCTGGCCGAGGATGTGTTGAGCACGTTTGAAGATGCGCGGCGCCGGCTGATTGCGGAAGATGCGATCGTCATTCCAAAAGCTGCAACGGCCATCGGCTGCCTTGTGGCAAGCGAAACGCTCGCCGCCTACGGCCATGTCAAAATGGCGTCCGGTTTCGACCTCTCGCGGTTCAACAGCCTCGCGCCGCTGCGTCTTCCCATCCATGGAACGATGACGGAATGGACGAGGCTTTCGAACGATTTCGAGATCGCATCACTGGATTTGACGGCTGCTGCACATGATCCCGAACTGCGGGCCGTCTCGATCCCCGTGATCGCTTCCGGAACCGCCGTCGGCGTTGTTCAATGGATGCATGTCGACCTTATCGACGATGTGGTCTTTATCAATCATCCGGACGGCTACTATGATGGCGGTTGGCTCCAGGTGCTCCATGTCCTGCCGAGTCCGATGCCTGTAGAGGCGGGGGCGGTTGTTCATCTTCTTCTCGGCCATGACAGGTCCACCCTTATCGTGCTGCCGGCAGGCCCACATCCCCCGATCACATGA
- the hpnE gene encoding hydroxysqualene dehydroxylase HpnE — translation MQNIAHIIGAGISGLSAAVRLANAGFKVAVHEATHQAGGRCRSYFDGATNLTIDNGNHLLLSGNSHARAYARAIGTEAGLVGPESAQFPFVDIKTGQRWQIDLGSGRLPTWVLDESRRVPDTGLTDYLKLAPLIWASEDTLVGKSIPCEGVLYQRLVQPLLLAALNVDPPEGSAGLAGAIVRETLLAGGQACRPLIARDGLSAVLIEPAVKFLGDRGHTVQLGHELRSFTSTDGKASALNFGGEDVIQLGEGDVVVMAVPPRAAAGLLPGVKTPTEFRAILNAHFRITPPPGSAPILGVIGSLVEWLFAFPNRLSVTISNGDRLVDMPREELAQAIWNDVCKAGGVSGELPPWQIVRERRATFAATPAQNALRPGPVTALKNLFLAGDWTATGLPATIEGSVRSGDRAADLVIAAKRS, via the coding sequence ATGCAAAACATAGCTCATATCATCGGTGCCGGAATTTCCGGCCTCTCCGCCGCCGTGCGGCTCGCCAATGCCGGCTTCAAGGTGGCCGTGCACGAGGCGACGCACCAGGCCGGCGGCCGCTGCCGCTCCTATTTCGACGGCGCCACCAATCTCACCATCGACAACGGCAATCATCTGCTGCTGTCGGGCAACAGCCATGCCCGCGCTTATGCGCGTGCGATCGGCACCGAGGCCGGCCTCGTCGGCCCCGAGAGCGCGCAGTTTCCCTTCGTCGACATCAAGACCGGGCAGCGCTGGCAGATCGATCTCGGCAGCGGCCGGCTGCCGACCTGGGTGCTCGACGAGAGCCGCCGCGTCCCCGACACCGGCCTCACCGATTATCTGAAGCTGGCGCCGCTGATCTGGGCGTCGGAAGACACATTGGTCGGGAAATCCATCCCTTGTGAAGGTGTGCTCTATCAGCGTCTGGTGCAGCCGCTGCTGCTGGCGGCGCTCAACGTCGATCCGCCCGAGGGCTCGGCTGGGCTTGCCGGCGCCATCGTGCGCGAGACGCTGCTTGCCGGCGGGCAGGCCTGCCGTCCCCTGATCGCGCGCGACGGTCTCAGCGCCGTGCTGATCGAGCCGGCCGTGAAGTTCTTGGGCGACCGTGGCCACACCGTTCAGCTCGGCCACGAGCTGCGGTCCTTCACCAGCACCGACGGCAAGGCCAGTGCGCTGAATTTCGGCGGCGAGGATGTGATCCAGCTGGGCGAGGGCGACGTCGTCGTGATGGCGGTGCCGCCGCGCGCTGCCGCGGGCCTGCTGCCGGGCGTGAAAACCCCGACCGAATTCCGTGCCATCCTGAACGCGCATTTCCGGATCACACCGCCGCCGGGCTCGGCGCCGATCCTCGGCGTGATCGGCAGCCTCGTGGAATGGCTGTTCGCGTTCCCGAACCGGCTGTCCGTCACCATCAGCAATGGCGACCGGCTGGTCGACATGCCGCGCGAGGAACTCGCGCAGGCGATCTGGAACGACGTCTGCAAGGCAGGCGGCGTGTCCGGAGAGCTGCCGCCGTGGCAGATCGTGCGCGAGCGCCGTGCCACATTTGCGGCGACGCCGGCCCAGAATGCCTTGCGTCCGGGGCCGGTCACCGCGCTGAAAAACCTGTTCCTTGCAGGGGATTGGACTGCTACGGGATTGCCTGCAACCATCGAGGGATCGGTCCGGTCGGGTGATCGCGCCGCCGATCTGGTTATCGCCGCCAAAAGATCCTGA
- a CDS encoding phosphorylase has protein sequence MTLGTGDYLNAGNAIDPRPILIVTGLVQEARIAAGPGMAVICSSSSPTQLRALLTVVDPQTIRGVISFGVAGGLDPSLRSGDVVLATEVLSGDTRWAAGLSLGNDLIDRLTSGRRRVVRGSLAGAEEVVTKRACKAALHSETGASAVDMESHIAAAYAAEAGLPFAAVRVISDPAHRALPALARAAIKPNGQIDLAAVLRGIVRNPAALHGLVSTGIDFNRALRSLRGCRDYLIGTELIESEVLVSKAA, from the coding sequence GTGACTTTGGGGACGGGGGACTATCTCAACGCGGGCAATGCCATTGATCCGCGGCCTATACTGATCGTGACTGGATTGGTGCAGGAGGCCCGCATCGCGGCCGGGCCGGGAATGGCCGTCATTTGTTCATCGAGCAGCCCGACCCAGTTGCGGGCGCTGTTGACCGTGGTGGATCCCCAGACGATTCGCGGCGTGATCTCCTTCGGCGTGGCCGGCGGGCTCGACCCGAGCCTGCGCTCCGGCGACGTCGTGCTGGCGACCGAGGTGCTGTCCGGCGACACCCGCTGGGCTGCCGGCCTCTCGCTCGGCAACGATCTGATCGACCGCCTGACCTCCGGCCGCCGCCGCGTGGTGCGCGGCAGCCTCGCCGGTGCCGAGGAAGTGGTCACCAAGCGCGCCTGCAAGGCGGCGCTGCATTCGGAGACCGGCGCTTCCGCCGTCGACATGGAAAGCCACATCGCGGCCGCCTACGCCGCCGAGGCCGGCTTGCCGTTCGCCGCGGTCCGCGTCATCAGCGACCCCGCCCACCGCGCGCTGCCGGCGCTCGCCCGCGCCGCCATCAAGCCGAACGGCCAGATCGACCTCGCCGCCGTCCTGCGTGGCATCGTGCGCAATCCCGCCGCGCTGCACGGGCTGGTCTCGACCGGCATCGACTTCAACCGCGCGCTGCGGTCCTTGCGCGGCTGCCGGGATTATCTGATCGGCACGGAGCTGATCGAGAGCGAAGTGCTGGTGTCGAAGGCGGCTTGA
- the shc gene encoding squalene--hopene cyclase: MDSVNATSREAPQSGVLESSIASATQGVIGFQQADGHWVFELEADCTIPAEYVLLRHYLAEPVDAVLEAKIANYLRRIQGAHGGWPLVHDGEFDMSASVKAYFALKMIGDPVDAPHMVRAREAIHARGGAINSNVFTRFLLAMYGVVTWRAVPVLPIEIVLLPFWSPFHLNKISYWARTTMVPLMVLAALKPRAKNPKGVGIDELFLQDPRGIGTTARAPHQSRAWFALFSTLDAILRVVEPLFPKSLRQRAIDAALAFTEERLNGEDGMGAIYPPMANIVMMYDALGKDENYPPRATTRRGIDKLLVIKDDEAYCQPCVSPVWDTTLTAHALLEAGGDKAVPAARQGLDWLIPKQELEVKGDWAVKRPDVRPGGWAFQYNNAHYPDLDDTAVVVMSMDRMRREHGVAGYDAAIARGREWIEGMQSDDGGWAAFDVNNLEYYLNNIPFSDHGALLDPPTEDVTARCISMLAQLGETEKTSKHVADGVAYLRKTQHPEGSWYGRWGMNFIYGTWSVLCALNMAGVRHDDPMMRKAAGWLASIQNQDGGWGEDAVSYRLDYRGWEAAPSTASQTAWALLALMAAGEVDHPAVARGVKYLIATQNKKGLWDEQRYTATGFPRVFYLRYHGYPKFFPLWALARYRNLRNTNSRVVGVGM, translated from the coding sequence ATGGATTCCGTGAACGCGACCAGCCGCGAAGCCCCTCAGTCGGGCGTTTTGGAATCGAGCATTGCATCGGCGACGCAGGGCGTCATCGGATTCCAGCAGGCCGACGGCCATTGGGTGTTCGAGCTCGAGGCCGACTGCACGATTCCGGCCGAATACGTCCTGTTGCGCCACTATCTCGCCGAGCCCGTCGATGCCGTGCTCGAAGCCAAGATCGCCAATTATCTGCGCCGCATCCAGGGCGCCCATGGCGGCTGGCCGCTGGTGCATGACGGCGAGTTCGACATGAGCGCCAGCGTGAAGGCCTATTTCGCGCTGAAGATGATCGGCGATCCCGTCGATGCCCCGCACATGGTGCGTGCGCGCGAGGCCATTCACGCGCGCGGCGGCGCCATCAACAGCAACGTCTTCACCCGCTTCCTGCTCGCGATGTACGGCGTGGTGACCTGGCGCGCGGTGCCGGTGCTGCCGATCGAGATCGTGCTGCTGCCGTTCTGGTCGCCGTTCCACCTCAACAAGATCTCCTACTGGGCGCGCACCACGATGGTGCCGTTGATGGTGCTCGCCGCGCTGAAGCCGCGCGCGAAGAACCCGAAGGGCGTCGGGATCGACGAGCTGTTCCTGCAGGATCCGCGCGGCATCGGCACGACGGCGCGGGCGCCGCACCAGAGCAGGGCCTGGTTCGCCCTGTTCAGCACACTCGACGCGATCCTGCGTGTGGTCGAGCCGCTGTTCCCGAAGAGCCTTCGCCAGCGCGCGATCGACGCGGCGCTCGCCTTCACCGAGGAGCGGCTCAACGGCGAAGACGGCATGGGCGCGATCTACCCGCCCATGGCCAACATCGTCATGATGTACGACGCGCTCGGCAAGGACGAGAATTATCCGCCGCGCGCCACGACGCGGCGGGGCATCGACAAGCTGCTTGTGATCAAGGACGACGAGGCCTATTGCCAGCCCTGCGTCTCGCCGGTGTGGGACACGACGCTGACGGCGCATGCGCTGCTGGAAGCCGGCGGCGACAAGGCGGTTCCTGCGGCGAGGCAAGGCCTCGACTGGCTGATCCCGAAGCAGGAGCTCGAAGTCAAGGGCGACTGGGCGGTGAAGCGGCCCGACGTGCGTCCGGGCGGCTGGGCCTTCCAGTACAACAACGCGCATTATCCCGATCTCGACGACACCGCCGTGGTGGTGATGTCGATGGACCGCATGCGCCGCGAGCACGGCGTCGCCGGCTACGACGCCGCGATCGCCCGGGGCCGGGAGTGGATCGAGGGCATGCAGAGCGACGACGGCGGCTGGGCCGCCTTCGACGTCAACAATCTCGAATATTACCTCAACAACATCCCGTTCTCGGACCATGGCGCGCTGCTCGATCCGCCGACCGAGGACGTCACGGCCCGCTGCATCTCGATGCTGGCCCAGCTCGGCGAGACCGAGAAGACCAGCAAGCACGTGGCCGACGGGGTCGCCTATCTCAGGAAGACCCAGCACCCCGAGGGCTCCTGGTACGGCCGCTGGGGCATGAACTTCATCTATGGAACCTGGTCGGTGCTCTGCGCCCTCAACATGGCCGGCGTCCGCCACGACGACCCCATGATGCGAAAGGCTGCCGGCTGGCTGGCCTCGATCCAGAACCAGGACGGCGGCTGGGGCGAGGATGCTGTCAGCTACCGGCTGGACTACCGGGGCTGGGAGGCTGCCCCCTCGACCGCCTCGCAAACGGCATGGGCCTTGCTTGCCCTCATGGCGGCAGGCGAGGTTGATCACCCGGCCGTCGCCCGCGGGGTGAAGTACCTGATTGCAACACAAAACAAAAAAGGACTGTGGGACGAGCAGCGGTACACCGCCACAGGCTTCCCCCGCGTGTTCTATTTGCGGTATCATGGTTACCCGAAGTTCTTTCCGTTGTGGGCACTGGCGCGGTATCGGAACTTGCGGAACACCAACAGCAGGGTGGTAGGGGTCGGAATGTGA
- the hpnH gene encoding adenosyl-hopene transferase HpnH has protein sequence MAIPFFKEMRIGAYLLKQKMLGRKRYPLVLMLEPLFRCNLACVGCGKIDYPDAILNRRMTAQECWDAADECGAPMVAIPGGEPLIHKEIGEIVRGLVARKKFVSLCTNALLLEKKLDLFEPSPYLFFSVHLDGLKEHHDKAVSQQGVFDRAVSAIKAAKARGFTVNVNATIFDGHPAEEIAKFLDLTVELGVGVSMSPGYAYERAPDQEHFLNRTKTKKLFRDVFAMGKGKKWNFMHSGLFLDFLAGNQEYECTPWGMPARNIFGWQKPCYLLGEGYAKTFKELMDTTDWETYGTGKYEKCADCMAHCGYEPTAATAALNNPLKAMWVSLRGIRTTGPMAPEIDMSKQRPAQYIFSSEVQKRLSEIRKDEAEAAQAKAARKASTAA, from the coding sequence ATGGCTATCCCCTTCTTCAAGGAAATGCGTATCGGCGCCTATCTGCTCAAGCAGAAGATGCTTGGCCGCAAACGCTACCCACTCGTGCTGATGCTGGAGCCGCTGTTCCGCTGCAACCTCGCCTGCGTCGGCTGCGGCAAGATCGACTATCCCGATGCGATCCTCAACCGCCGCATGACCGCACAGGAGTGCTGGGACGCGGCCGACGAGTGCGGCGCGCCGATGGTCGCGATCCCCGGCGGCGAGCCGCTGATCCACAAGGAGATCGGCGAGATCGTGCGCGGCCTGGTCGCGCGCAAGAAATTCGTCTCGCTCTGCACCAACGCGCTGCTGCTCGAGAAGAAGCTCGACCTGTTTGAGCCCTCGCCGTATTTGTTCTTCTCCGTACATCTCGACGGCCTGAAGGAGCATCACGACAAGGCCGTGTCGCAGCAGGGCGTGTTCGACCGCGCCGTCTCCGCGATCAAGGCGGCCAAGGCGCGCGGCTTCACCGTCAACGTCAACGCCACCATCTTCGACGGCCATCCGGCCGAGGAGATCGCGAAGTTCCTCGACCTCACCGTCGAGCTCGGCGTCGGCGTCTCGATGTCGCCGGGCTACGCCTATGAGCGCGCGCCGGACCAGGAGCACTTCCTCAACCGCACCAAGACCAAGAAGCTGTTCCGCGACGTCTTTGCCATGGGCAAGGGCAAGAAGTGGAATTTCATGCATTCCGGCCTGTTCCTGGACTTCCTCGCCGGCAACCAGGAATACGAGTGCACGCCGTGGGGCATGCCCGCGCGCAACATCTTCGGCTGGCAGAAGCCCTGCTATCTGCTCGGTGAAGGTTACGCCAAGACCTTCAAGGAGCTGATGGACACCACCGACTGGGAAACCTACGGCACCGGCAAGTACGAGAAGTGCGCCGACTGCATGGCCCATTGCGGCTACGAGCCGACGGCGGCGACCGCCGCTCTCAACAACCCGCTGAAGGCGATGTGGGTGTCGCTGCGCGGCATCAGGACCACCGGCCCGATGGCGCCCGAGATCGACATGAGCAAGCAGCGTCCGGCGCAGTACATCTTCTCGTCGGAAGTGCAGAAGCGTCTGTCGGAGATCCGCAAGGACGAGGCCGAAGCCGCGCAGGCAAAGGCCGCACGGAAGGCTTCGACGGCGGCGTAA
- the hpnC gene encoding squalene synthase HpnC: protein MTSASELRSGKGDRDENFPVASWIIHPRHRALILAYYNFVRTADDIADHATLPPDQKLSYLDLLEAELLGKGDTQAEAVNLRRALAERGMAPRHALDVLIAFRMDVTKLRYENWDEVIHYCRYSAMPVGRFMLDVHGESTSTWAASDALCAGLQINNHLQDCGKDFRELNRVYLPRDALAAHGASVEQLGLSQSPPAMLACLQGLAVRNEALLGEGRVLAGEIRDFRLGVDVAVIQAYADRIVRLLKVRDPLRERVHLNKFELLVFSLAGMLGEAGRRAMGRKAITRPGTAHDA, encoded by the coding sequence ATGACCTCTGCGAGCGAATTGCGATCCGGCAAGGGTGACCGCGACGAGAATTTTCCCGTCGCGTCCTGGATCATTCATCCGCGTCATCGCGCCCTGATCCTGGCGTATTACAATTTCGTCCGCACCGCCGACGACATTGCCGATCACGCGACCCTGCCGCCCGATCAGAAGCTTAGCTATCTCGACCTGCTCGAGGCGGAACTGCTGGGCAAGGGCGACACCCAGGCTGAGGCCGTGAACTTGCGACGTGCACTGGCCGAGCGCGGCATGGCGCCGCGCCACGCGCTCGACGTGCTGATCGCGTTCCGCATGGACGTGACCAAGCTGCGCTACGAGAACTGGGACGAGGTCATCCACTATTGCCGTTATTCGGCGATGCCGGTCGGCCGCTTCATGCTCGATGTCCACGGCGAGAGCACCTCGACCTGGGCTGCATCGGATGCGCTCTGCGCAGGCTTGCAGATCAACAATCACCTGCAGGATTGCGGCAAGGATTTCCGCGAGCTCAACCGCGTCTACCTGCCGCGCGATGCGCTGGCAGCACACGGCGCCTCGGTCGAGCAGCTCGGGCTGTCGCAGTCGCCGCCGGCGATGCTGGCCTGCCTGCAAGGGCTGGCCGTTCGCAACGAAGCGCTGCTCGGCGAGGGCAGGGTGCTCGCTGGCGAGATCCGGGATTTCCGTCTCGGCGTCGACGTCGCGGTGATCCAGGCCTATGCCGACCGCATCGTGCGCCTGTTGAAGGTGCGCGATCCCCTGCGCGAGCGGGTGCACCTGAACAAGTTCGAGCTGCTCGTGTTCAGCCTTGCCGGAATGCTGGGCGAAGCCGGCCGCCGCGCGATGGGACGCAAGGCCATTACCAGACCGGGGACTGCACATGACGCTTGA
- the hpnD gene encoding presqualene diphosphate synthase HpnD encodes MTLEATAPGADYGSSASGSSFYAAMRILPHDQREAMFQIYSFCRQVDDIADSDGPRAERLAALQDWRNDIDALYQGNPPPRLKDYVASVKTFGLKREDFLAIVDGMEMDVPQDIRAPDMATLDLYCDRVASAVGRLSVRVFGLPEADGIELAHHLGRALQLTNILRDIDEDAGLGRLYLPREALLHAGITSDDPNRVITERALPKVCVPLAQRAKAYFEKSDEIMNRNKRRTVRAPRIMSKYYHSILDLLIARGFNAPRQPVRVSKITRILILLRYALI; translated from the coding sequence ATGACGCTTGAGGCGACCGCGCCCGGCGCCGATTATGGCTCGAGCGCATCCGGCAGTTCGTTCTACGCCGCGATGCGCATCCTGCCGCATGACCAGCGCGAAGCAATGTTCCAGATCTACAGCTTCTGCCGCCAGGTCGACGACATCGCCGATTCCGACGGCCCGCGCGCGGAGCGGCTCGCCGCGCTGCAGGACTGGCGCAACGACATCGACGCGCTCTACCAGGGCAATCCGCCGCCGCGCCTGAAGGACTACGTCGCCTCGGTGAAGACCTTCGGCCTCAAGCGCGAAGACTTCCTCGCCATCGTCGACGGCATGGAGATGGACGTGCCGCAGGACATCCGCGCGCCCGACATGGCGACGCTGGATCTGTATTGCGATCGCGTCGCCAGCGCCGTGGGACGGCTGTCGGTGCGGGTGTTCGGCCTGCCGGAAGCGGACGGCATCGAGCTCGCGCACCATCTTGGCCGCGCGCTCCAGCTCACCAACATCCTGCGCGACATCGACGAGGACGCCGGCCTCGGCCGGCTCTATCTGCCGCGCGAGGCGCTGCTGCATGCCGGCATCACCTCCGACGACCCGAACCGCGTGATCACCGAGCGCGCGCTGCCCAAGGTCTGCGTGCCGCTGGCGCAGCGCGCCAAGGCGTATTTCGAGAAGTCGGACGAGATCATGAACCGCAACAAGCGCCGTACGGTGCGCGCGCCGCGGATCATGTCGAAATACTATCATTCCATTCTGGATCTGCTGATCGCGCGCGGCTTCAACGCGCCGCGCCAGCCGGTGCGTGTGTCGAAGATCACGCGCATCCTGATCCTGCTCCGTTACGCTCTCATCTGA
- a CDS encoding efflux RND transporter permease subunit encodes MLEKHSENEVHVDKVEQGPASSIAFGLERVGLIAVRAPIVSCIVLLVLIVGAVFGIHRIKIDDSLSQLFRSDTREFKQYEEVTKKFPAEEFDVLVVVEGKNLLARNNLEKLRDFVTDMQLVEGTRGLVSLFSARQAPAPGKLPAALFPAELPEGAAYDKFIETVKNNEIIRGKLLSEDGTLALIVLSLDPEVVGSNKLTKTIADIRALMKEDLGDTGLNVQLSGVPVMQLEIRNAVERDGLTYNILGILAGCIIAIIFFRKVSFMVAAAFPPMIAILLALGALGWANFNLNMFLNVMTPLIMVISFSDSMQLTFAARDRLIAGQDKFTAFKNAVLVVGPACVLTHGTAGISFIALQFSDSDLIRKFGEAGLAATIIALVAVLSLVPVFGVLLVRNEKLFAVKFQSADAGVQALRNFCYWIAVRMVGRPGLFSLIALLFVGSLGIVYANLEPRYRLADQVPDKRQAVAASDRLDAKLTGANPVNVLIQFPKGESLYSPETLQTIADVHSTVEKAAGVGNVWSLETLRRWLAEKAGSADVATLKEYVSVIPEHLVRRFIDAQQDAVLVAGRVPDKDSSQLLPIVDKLDAELDTVRKKHPGYEIAVTGLAAIAARNSASMIEKLNHGLTIEFALVAIFIGLAFRSWVVMLACILPGIFPVVMSGTVLWAMGEGLQFASVVALTVSFGLGLSATIHFLNRLRLESKPGVGSALAVERATVLVGPALILTTVVLACGLVVTVFSDLPSLRLFGWLGAFSMIMALVADLFILRPTAMWLINLHAKLQGTDKPAI; translated from the coding sequence ATGCTCGAAAAGCACAGCGAGAATGAGGTTCATGTCGACAAGGTCGAGCAGGGACCTGCGTCCTCGATCGCCTTCGGGCTGGAGCGAGTCGGGCTGATCGCCGTCCGGGCGCCGATCGTCTCCTGCATCGTCCTGCTCGTCCTGATCGTCGGCGCCGTGTTCGGCATCCACCGCATCAAGATCGACGATTCGCTGTCGCAGTTGTTTCGCTCCGATACCCGCGAGTTCAAGCAGTACGAAGAGGTGACGAAGAAGTTCCCGGCCGAGGAATTCGACGTTCTCGTCGTGGTCGAGGGCAAGAATCTGCTGGCGCGGAACAACCTGGAGAAGTTGCGCGACTTCGTCACCGACATGCAATTGGTCGAAGGCACGCGGGGTCTGGTCTCGTTGTTCTCGGCACGCCAGGCGCCGGCGCCGGGCAAGCTGCCGGCGGCGCTGTTCCCGGCCGAGCTGCCGGAGGGCGCGGCCTATGACAAGTTCATCGAGACCGTCAAGAACAACGAGATCATCCGCGGCAAGCTGCTGTCCGAAGACGGTACGCTGGCGCTGATCGTGCTCTCGCTCGATCCGGAAGTCGTCGGCTCCAACAAGCTGACCAAGACCATCGCCGACATCCGCGCGTTGATGAAGGAAGACCTCGGCGATACCGGGCTCAACGTGCAGCTCTCCGGCGTGCCGGTGATGCAGTTGGAGATCCGCAACGCGGTCGAGCGCGACGGGCTGACCTACAACATCCTCGGCATTCTTGCCGGCTGCATCATCGCGATCATCTTCTTCCGCAAGGTCTCCTTCATGGTCGCGGCGGCGTTCCCGCCGATGATCGCGATCCTGCTGGCGCTTGGGGCGCTCGGCTGGGCGAATTTCAATCTCAACATGTTCCTGAACGTGATGACGCCGCTCATCATGGTGATCAGCTTCTCGGACTCGATGCAGCTCACCTTTGCCGCGCGCGACCGGCTTATCGCAGGCCAGGACAAGTTCACCGCCTTCAAGAACGCCGTGCTGGTGGTGGGCCCGGCCTGCGTGCTGACCCACGGCACCGCCGGCATTTCCTTCATCGCGCTGCAATTCTCCGACTCCGATTTGATCCGCAAGTTCGGCGAAGCGGGCCTTGCCGCCACCATCATCGCGCTGGTCGCGGTGCTGTCGCTGGTGCCGGTGTTCGGCGTGCTGCTGGTGCGAAACGAGAAGCTGTTCGCGGTCAAGTTCCAGAGCGCGGATGCCGGCGTCCAGGCGCTGCGCAATTTCTGCTACTGGATCGCGGTGCGCATGGTCGGCCGCCCCGGCCTGTTCAGCCTGATCGCGCTGCTGTTCGTCGGCAGTCTCGGCATCGTCTATGCCAATCTGGAGCCGCGCTATCGCCTCGCCGACCAGGTGCCGGACAAGCGCCAGGCCGTCGCCGCCAGCGACCGGCTCGATGCCAAGCTCACCGGCGCCAACCCGGTCAACGTGCTGATCCAGTTCCCCAAGGGTGAATCGCTCTATTCCCCGGAGACGCTGCAGACCATCGCGGACGTGCATTCGACCGTCGAGAAGGCGGCCGGTGTCGGCAATGTCTGGTCGCTCGAGACCCTGCGCCGTTGGCTTGCCGAAAAGGCCGGCAGCGCCGACGTCGCGACGCTGAAGGAATATGTCAGCGTCATTCCCGAGCATCTGGTGCGGCGCTTCATCGACGCCCAGCAGGATGCCGTACTGGTCGCCGGCCGCGTGCCGGACAAGGATTCCAGCCAGCTCCTGCCGATCGTCGACAAGCTCGATGCCGAGCTCGACACGGTCCGCAAGAAGCATCCCGGTTATGAGATCGCGGTGACAGGTCTCGCCGCCATCGCGGCGCGCAACTCGGCCAGCATGATCGAGAAGCTGAACCACGGCCTCACCATCGAATTCGCGCTCGTCGCGATCTTCATCGGATTGGCGTTCCGTTCATGGGTCGTGATGCTCGCCTGCATCCTGCCGGGCATCTTCCCCGTCGTGATGTCGGGAACGGTGCTGTGGGCGATGGGTGAGGGGCTGCAATTCGCCAGCGTCGTCGCGCTCACCGTCTCGTTCGGCCTCGGCTTGAGCGCCACCATCCACTTCCTCAACCGTCTCCGGCTGGAGAGCAAGCCGGGCGTCGGCTCGGCGCTGGCGGTGGAGCGCGCGACGGTGCTGGTCGGCCCGGCGCTGATCCTGACCACGGTGGTGCTGGCCTGCGGCCTCGTCGTCACCGTGTTCTCCGATCTGCCGTCGCTGCGGCTGTTCGGCTGGCTCGGCGCCTTCTCGATGATCATGGCGCTGGTCGCCGACCTCTTCATCCTGCGGCCGACGGCGATGTGGCTGATCAACCTGCACGCCAAGCTGCAGGGGACCGACAAGCCGGCGATCTGA